One Paraburkholderia sp. IMGN_8 DNA window includes the following coding sequences:
- a CDS encoding RNA-binding S4 domain-containing protein, which translates to MPNLDFTLTGDYVELHSLLKITGLADSGGSAKMMVADGAVTVDGRVETRKTCKIRAGQVVLLGDTRIAVHEA; encoded by the coding sequence ATGCCCAACCTCGATTTCACACTGACCGGCGACTACGTCGAACTGCACAGTCTCCTGAAGATAACGGGCCTTGCGGACAGCGGCGGCTCGGCAAAAATGATGGTCGCGGATGGCGCGGTGACCGTCGACGGCCGGGTCGAAACGCGTAAAACCTGCAAAATTCGCGCGGGTCAGGTGGTGCTGCTCGGCGATACGCGGATCGCGGTGCACGAAGCTTGA